The proteins below are encoded in one region of Microbacterium pygmaeum:
- a CDS encoding aspartate kinase, with amino-acid sequence MALFVQKYGGSSVADAASIKRVAKRIVDTRRAGHDVVVAVSAMGDTTDELLELANEVAPIPAPRELDMLLSSGERISMALLAMAIHSMGFEARSFTGSQAGMITDATHGAARIVDVTPIRLREALDEGAIVIVAGFQGFNRDTRDITTLGRGGSDTTAVALAAALDADVCEIYSDVDGIFTADPRVVPKAQKLTHVSSEEMLELAANGAKVLYIRAVEYARRHGVLIHARSTFSSAEGTWVLAPGMALPAGREGENMEEPIVAGVATDLSQAKITVLGVPDVPGKAAEIFKIVAKSGANVDMIVQNVSAATTGRTDISFTLPKEDAATALRALSAEQPDVGFESLVHDDQIGKLSVVGAGMRTHSGVSATLFEALSVSGINIEMISTSEIRISVVLRGDELAEAARMVHTAYGLDGDTDAVIHAGTGR; translated from the coding sequence GTGGCGTTGTTCGTGCAGAAGTACGGCGGGTCCTCCGTCGCCGACGCCGCGAGCATCAAGCGCGTCGCGAAGCGGATCGTCGACACGCGTCGGGCCGGACACGACGTCGTCGTGGCCGTCAGTGCGATGGGCGACACCACCGACGAGCTGCTGGAACTTGCCAACGAGGTCGCCCCGATCCCCGCGCCGCGTGAGCTGGACATGCTGCTCTCCAGCGGAGAGCGCATCTCCATGGCGCTGCTGGCCATGGCCATCCATTCGATGGGCTTCGAGGCGCGCTCGTTCACCGGCAGCCAGGCGGGAATGATCACGGATGCCACGCACGGCGCGGCCCGCATCGTCGACGTGACCCCGATCCGCCTGCGAGAGGCGCTGGACGAGGGCGCGATCGTGATCGTGGCCGGGTTCCAGGGCTTCAACCGCGACACCCGCGACATCACCACGCTCGGCCGCGGCGGATCCGACACCACGGCCGTCGCTCTGGCCGCCGCGCTCGATGCCGACGTGTGCGAGATCTACAGCGACGTGGACGGCATCTTCACCGCCGACCCGCGCGTCGTGCCGAAGGCGCAGAAGCTCACGCACGTCTCCAGCGAGGAGATGCTCGAGCTCGCGGCCAACGGGGCGAAGGTGCTCTACATCCGCGCCGTGGAGTACGCGCGGCGCCACGGCGTTCTGATTCACGCGCGGTCGACGTTCAGTTCCGCCGAGGGCACCTGGGTGCTCGCGCCGGGGATGGCGCTGCCGGCGGGACGAGAAGGGGAGAACATGGAAGAGCCGATCGTCGCGGGAGTCGCGACCGACCTCAGCCAGGCCAAGATCACGGTGCTCGGCGTTCCCGACGTTCCAGGCAAGGCCGCCGAGATCTTCAAGATCGTCGCGAAGTCCGGGGCAAACGTCGACATGATCGTTCAGAACGTCTCCGCGGCCACGACGGGTCGCACCGACATCTCCTTCACGCTCCCGAAGGAGGACGCGGCGACCGCGCTGCGCGCCCTCTCGGCTGAGCAGCCAGACGTCGGTTTCGAGTCGCTCGTGCACGACGACCAGATCGGGAAGCTCTCGGTCGTGGGCGCCGGCATGCGCACACATTCGGGCGTCTCGGCCACGCTCTTCGAGGCGCTCAGCGTCTCGGGCATCAACATCGAGATGATCTCGACCAGTGAGATCCGCATCTCGGTCGTGTTGCGAGGCGACGAGCTCGCTGAGGCGGCGCGCATGGTGCACACCGCCTACGGGCTCGACGGCGACACCGACGCCGTCATCCACGCTGGCACCGGCCGCTGA
- a CDS encoding aspartate-semialdehyde dehydrogenase, with amino-acid sequence MTRISDSGLSVAVVGATGQVGTVMREILAERSFAIRELRLFATARSAGTAVEFGGETILVEDIETADPAGIDIALFSAGATGSRAHAPRFAEAGALVIDNSSAWRMDPDVPLIVSEVNPHAIREARKGIIANPNCTTMAAMPVLKVLDAEAGLERLIVSTYQAVSGSGIAGAEELLGQVEGVLAQGDTLRLVHDGSSIEFPQPEKYIAPIAFDVIPFAGNLVEDGDNETDEEKKLRNESRKILELPGLRVAGTCVRVPVFTGHSLSINAEFARDITPERAREVLASAPGVVLEEVPTPLQAAGKDPSFVGRIRADQSAPEGRGLVLFISNDNLRKGAALNAVQIAEVVAAGLDARV; translated from the coding sequence ATGACCCGCATCTCCGATTCAGGACTCTCCGTCGCCGTCGTCGGCGCCACCGGCCAGGTCGGCACGGTCATGCGCGAAATCCTCGCCGAGCGGTCCTTCGCGATCCGCGAGCTGCGCCTGTTCGCGACCGCGCGCTCTGCGGGCACGGCGGTCGAGTTCGGCGGCGAGACGATCCTCGTCGAAGACATCGAGACCGCGGATCCGGCAGGCATCGACATCGCCCTCTTCTCGGCAGGCGCCACCGGCAGCCGCGCACACGCGCCGCGCTTCGCCGAGGCGGGCGCACTCGTCATCGACAACTCCAGCGCCTGGCGTATGGACCCCGACGTCCCGCTCATCGTCAGCGAGGTCAACCCGCACGCGATCCGCGAGGCGCGCAAGGGCATCATCGCCAACCCCAACTGCACGACGATGGCCGCCATGCCGGTGCTGAAGGTCCTCGACGCCGAAGCGGGCCTCGAGCGCCTCATCGTCAGCACCTACCAGGCCGTCAGCGGTTCCGGGATCGCCGGTGCCGAAGAGCTGCTCGGCCAGGTCGAGGGCGTACTCGCGCAGGGCGACACGCTGCGCCTCGTGCACGACGGCTCGTCGATCGAGTTCCCTCAGCCGGAGAAGTACATCGCACCGATCGCCTTCGACGTGATCCCGTTCGCCGGAAACCTCGTCGAGGACGGCGACAACGAGACCGACGAGGAGAAGAAGCTGCGCAACGAGAGCCGCAAGATCCTCGAGCTTCCTGGTCTTCGTGTGGCCGGCACCTGCGTGCGCGTGCCGGTGTTCACCGGGCACTCGCTGAGCATCAACGCCGAGTTCGCCCGCGACATCACCCCCGAGCGCGCCCGCGAGGTGCTGGCGTCCGCTCCCGGCGTGGTCCTCGAAGAGGTGCCGACGCCCCTCCAGGCCGCCGGCAAGGACCCGAGCTTCGTAGGCCGCATCCGCGCCGATCAGTCCGCGCCCGAGGGCAGGGGTCTGGTCCTCTTCATCAGCAACGACAATCTCCGCAAGGGCGCCGCGCTGAACGCGGTCCAGATCGCCGAGGTCGTCGCGGCGGGTCTGGACGCACGCGTCTGA
- a CDS encoding DUF2207 domain-containing protein: MRRGWGRRARRAIAVVVAGVLLVVSTAAPAAASVEDFSYDALDADFFLVRGAGGISDLYVIETRVVRFPEFDQNKGIVRWIPKADSGIAHDTDVVNVTGVDGEAIPWWTEEDEDHLTVLTGDDSYVRGVQTYVISYTMRDVVLRYDDTDADEFFWDVVESDHAQSFDRITANVRIAGVPAEGLLPARSFCYSGPDGSTDPCEMSGPVADAQWPAEVQAWAAGVGAPDAAASAVSFTATDSGLGADEGVTVAIGFAQGTFAAPTPPPPPPYPWWDWILPLAALFSGFGGLVVLLVLRVTLRRNPDRSPVIVQYSPPPDESLTLSAGVLDVPERAMAAHLVDLAVRDAVELRASGDRKDPDDFEVVLRSTDGLEHDDLRVLDTLFAKNAKPGAEVDLGTFATRPPPRSVTYVRRIDEFTVQRGYRSKLPAWIGALRAAFTLGGFFLAMGLIFFADTAFDALNDLVPGGGWVYIAGIASGFFAFLVLPFVRLPKSVLTLAGGMHKTYLEGIREYLRLAEEDRLRAAQSPRTADLVSSGTRAYADSPNRPGDSVVNLYERLLPYAVLFGMERQWADVIRAAAPAVAGSSSLLDAVSSRSLSDASSSIGRMASTPVSSGRSSSSSSSSGWSSSGGSSGGGSSGGGGGGGGSGGR; encoded by the coding sequence ATGCGACGCGGCTGGGGAAGACGTGCGCGACGGGCGATCGCCGTCGTCGTGGCCGGTGTGCTGCTTGTCGTGTCCACGGCGGCGCCGGCTGCGGCATCCGTCGAGGATTTCTCCTACGACGCCCTCGACGCCGACTTCTTCCTCGTCCGCGGTGCCGGTGGGATCAGCGACCTGTACGTGATCGAGACGCGAGTCGTCCGCTTCCCCGAGTTCGATCAGAACAAGGGCATCGTCCGGTGGATCCCGAAAGCCGACTCCGGCATCGCGCACGACACCGACGTGGTGAACGTGACGGGCGTCGACGGCGAGGCGATCCCGTGGTGGACCGAGGAGGACGAGGACCACCTCACGGTGCTCACCGGCGATGACTCCTACGTGCGCGGCGTGCAGACCTACGTCATCTCGTACACGATGCGCGATGTGGTGCTGCGCTACGACGACACCGATGCCGATGAGTTCTTCTGGGATGTCGTGGAGTCCGATCACGCCCAGTCTTTCGACCGAATCACCGCGAACGTCCGGATCGCGGGCGTTCCCGCAGAGGGGCTCCTGCCGGCGCGGTCGTTCTGCTACTCCGGACCCGACGGCTCCACCGACCCGTGCGAGATGTCCGGACCCGTCGCGGATGCGCAGTGGCCCGCGGAGGTCCAGGCTTGGGCGGCGGGGGTCGGGGCGCCGGATGCCGCGGCATCCGCCGTCTCGTTCACCGCGACCGACAGCGGGCTGGGCGCCGACGAGGGCGTCACGGTCGCGATCGGCTTCGCACAAGGCACGTTCGCTGCCCCCACCCCGCCGCCCCCGCCGCCGTACCCGTGGTGGGACTGGATCCTGCCGCTGGCGGCCCTGTTCTCCGGCTTCGGCGGACTGGTCGTCCTGCTCGTGCTGCGCGTCACGCTGCGGCGAAACCCTGACCGTTCGCCGGTGATCGTCCAGTACTCGCCGCCGCCGGACGAGTCGCTGACCCTGTCCGCCGGCGTGCTGGATGTCCCCGAGCGTGCCATGGCCGCGCATCTCGTCGATCTCGCCGTCCGCGACGCCGTGGAACTGCGCGCGTCCGGGGATCGGAAGGACCCCGACGACTTCGAGGTCGTGCTGCGCAGCACGGACGGCCTCGAGCACGACGACCTCCGCGTGCTGGACACACTGTTCGCCAAGAACGCGAAGCCCGGCGCAGAGGTGGACCTCGGCACGTTCGCCACACGCCCGCCGCCGAGGTCGGTGACCTATGTCCGCCGTATCGACGAGTTCACGGTGCAGCGCGGCTACCGCAGCAAGCTCCCCGCATGGATCGGCGCGCTGCGAGCGGCGTTCACCCTGGGCGGGTTCTTCCTGGCGATGGGGCTCATCTTCTTCGCCGACACCGCCTTCGATGCCCTGAACGACCTCGTCCCCGGGGGCGGCTGGGTGTACATCGCGGGGATCGCGAGCGGGTTCTTCGCCTTCCTCGTGCTGCCGTTCGTGCGACTGCCGAAATCGGTGCTCACCCTCGCCGGCGGCATGCACAAGACGTACCTCGAGGGAATCCGGGAGTACCTGCGCCTGGCCGAGGAGGACCGCCTCCGGGCGGCGCAGTCGCCGCGCACGGCCGACCTCGTGTCCTCCGGAACGCGCGCATACGCCGACAGTCCGAATCGCCCGGGGGACAGCGTCGTGAACCTCTACGAGCGTCTCCTCCCGTATGCCGTCCTCTTCGGCATGGAGCGGCAATGGGCCGACGTCATCCGCGCCGCCGCGCCCGCGGTGGCGGGATCGAGCTCGCTCCTGGATGCCGTCAGCTCGCGCTCGCTGTCGGATGCCTCGTCTTCGATCGGCCGGATGGCCTCGACCCCCGTCTCGTCCGGGAGATCCAGCAGCTCTTCGAGCAGCTCGGGCTGGTCCTCGTCCGGCGGCTCGTCCGGCGGCGGGTCCTCCGGCGGGGGTGGCGGAGGCGGCGGCTCCGGCGGACGCTGA
- the mqo gene encoding malate dehydrogenase (quinone) — protein MSATLGTFLSELQPDWKIAVYERLHDVGMESSNAWNNAGTGHAALCELNYTPEAADGSVDTAKAITINEQFQQSRQFWSSLVDEGVLDAPSTFINSAPHMTFVRGEKDVAFLKKRYEALRTQPLFEGIQYSEDSRVINSWAPLLMQKRRAGEPFAATRVTSGTDVDFGALTHQLFDNLRERGAEVVTNREVKSIKRQKDDTWLIKWRNSIGRTPGATRARFVFVGAGGWAIKLLQSSGIPEISGYGVFPIGGQWLKTSNPALVAQHKAKVYSQASVGAPPMSVPHLDTRVVNGEASLLFGPFATFSPKFLKNGSMFDLVAQVRPGNLWPMMKVAIDNPSLITYLVGELLKNHKKKVDSLRTFMPTAKDEDWELLDAGQRAQVMKKDPKKGGVLQFGTEVVTSKDGTIAGLLGASPGASTAVSIMLGLLQTCFPDRIAEWEPRLRELIPSYGEKLNPRPEIAAEVLSETAETLALTA, from the coding sequence ATGAGCGCCACCCTCGGGACTTTCCTCTCCGAACTCCAGCCCGACTGGAAGATCGCCGTCTACGAGCGTCTCCACGACGTCGGGATGGAGAGCTCGAACGCGTGGAACAACGCCGGTACCGGACACGCGGCGCTGTGCGAGTTGAACTACACCCCCGAGGCGGCCGACGGTTCGGTCGACACGGCCAAGGCGATCACGATCAACGAGCAGTTCCAGCAGAGCCGTCAGTTCTGGTCGTCCCTGGTCGACGAGGGTGTGCTGGATGCTCCGTCGACGTTCATCAACTCCGCGCCGCACATGACCTTCGTGCGGGGCGAGAAGGACGTCGCTTTCCTGAAGAAGCGCTACGAGGCGCTGCGGACGCAGCCCCTGTTCGAGGGCATCCAGTACAGCGAGGATTCACGCGTCATCAACAGCTGGGCGCCACTGCTCATGCAGAAGCGCCGCGCCGGTGAGCCGTTCGCTGCCACGCGGGTGACATCCGGCACCGACGTGGACTTCGGCGCGCTCACACATCAGCTCTTCGACAATCTCCGTGAGCGGGGCGCCGAGGTGGTCACCAACCGTGAGGTGAAGTCGATCAAGCGCCAGAAGGACGACACCTGGCTCATCAAGTGGCGCAACTCCATCGGGCGTACGCCGGGCGCCACCCGTGCGCGGTTCGTGTTCGTCGGCGCCGGTGGATGGGCGATCAAGCTGCTGCAGAGCTCCGGCATCCCCGAGATCTCCGGGTACGGGGTGTTCCCGATCGGCGGCCAGTGGCTGAAGACCAGCAATCCGGCGCTCGTCGCGCAGCACAAAGCGAAGGTCTACTCCCAGGCCTCGGTCGGGGCGCCGCCGATGTCGGTGCCGCACCTGGACACCCGTGTCGTGAACGGCGAGGCCTCGCTGCTCTTCGGCCCGTTCGCCACCTTCAGCCCGAAGTTCCTCAAGAACGGCTCCATGTTCGATCTCGTCGCCCAGGTTCGCCCCGGCAACCTCTGGCCGATGATGAAGGTCGCCATCGACAACCCGTCCCTGATCACCTACCTCGTGGGCGAGCTGCTGAAGAACCACAAGAAGAAGGTCGACAGCCTCCGCACGTTCATGCCGACGGCCAAGGACGAGGACTGGGAGCTGCTGGATGCCGGGCAGCGCGCCCAGGTCATGAAGAAGGATCCGAAGAAGGGCGGCGTGCTGCAGTTCGGCACCGAGGTCGTCACTTCGAAGGACGGCACCATCGCGGGCCTTCTCGGCGCGTCGCCCGGAGCCTCGACCGCCGTGTCGATCATGCTCGGCCTGCTCCAGACCTGTTTCCCCGATCGGATCGCCGAATGGGAGCCCCGGCTGCGCGAGCTGATCCCGAGCTACGGCGAGAAGCTGAACCCGCGCCCTGAGATCGCGGCCGAGGTGCTCAGCGAGACCGCCGAGACGCTCGCGCTCACCGCCTGA
- a CDS encoding FadR/GntR family transcriptional regulator, translated as MPEAARAWQVVLEKIETDLLEGALSPGDRLPPERELASTLGVGRSSVREALRVLEVLGLIRTATGSGPTSGAIIIATPQGGMSALLRLQVAARGFPLDDVVRTRLVLESAVVEALAADPERTTEPAREIIEAMDAADLTPGEFLALDAQLHLALAEASGNVVIAAMMGGLRTAIESYVLAGAERIPDWDAASTRLRAEHSAILDAVEAGDAPTARTLIHDHITGYYADAGLART; from the coding sequence GTGCCCGAAGCTGCGCGCGCCTGGCAGGTCGTGCTCGAGAAGATCGAGACCGATCTTCTCGAGGGTGCCCTCTCGCCGGGTGACCGGCTCCCGCCGGAGCGGGAGCTGGCATCGACCCTCGGAGTGGGCCGCTCCAGCGTCCGCGAAGCCCTTCGCGTGCTCGAGGTGCTCGGCCTCATCCGCACCGCCACCGGGTCCGGGCCGACTTCGGGCGCCATCATCATCGCCACCCCGCAGGGCGGCATGTCCGCGCTGTTGCGGCTGCAGGTCGCCGCTCGCGGCTTCCCCTTGGACGACGTGGTCCGCACCCGCCTGGTGCTCGAGTCGGCGGTCGTCGAGGCGCTCGCCGCCGATCCGGAGCGCACCACGGAGCCTGCGCGGGAAATCATCGAGGCGATGGATGCCGCGGACCTCACGCCAGGGGAGTTCCTCGCCCTGGACGCACAACTGCATCTCGCACTCGCCGAGGCCTCCGGCAACGTCGTCATCGCCGCCATGATGGGCGGCCTTCGTACGGCGATCGAGTCCTACGTCCTGGCGGGTGCCGAGCGGATCCCCGACTGGGACGCCGCCTCGACGCGCCTTCGTGCGGAGCACTCCGCCATCCTCGACGCCGTCGAGGCCGGCGATGCGCCTACCGCCCGAACCCTGATCCACGACCACATCACCGGCTACTACGCCGACGCGGGCCTGGCCCGCACCTGA
- a CDS encoding DUF1295 domain-containing protein: protein MDPLALVLLVAAATCAFCWIASLITKDTSWVDRIWSIVPAVYVWIFAVAGMGDGKDATRLVVMALLVTAWAARLTFNFARKGGYTGMEDYRWAVLRGRMKPWQFQLFNLFFIVLYQNALLVLITLPAFIAWQNPAPFGGWDLAFAVLFAAFLIGEFTADQEQWSYHEAKRAAGGHLEPGFATAGLFRLSRHPNFFFEQAQWWAFYALGAAAAVASGLGFWGGAINWTIIGAVLLTILFIGSTIFTESITGSKYPAYADYKRRTSMLVPLPPRKTAPKKAKAGKDAKAGKPAPTPKPA from the coding sequence ATGGATCCTCTGGCCCTCGTCCTTCTCGTCGCCGCCGCGACCTGCGCCTTCTGCTGGATCGCCTCGCTGATCACGAAGGACACGTCGTGGGTCGACCGCATCTGGTCGATCGTCCCCGCGGTCTACGTGTGGATCTTCGCGGTGGCCGGAATGGGCGACGGCAAGGACGCAACGCGGCTCGTCGTGATGGCGCTGCTCGTGACGGCGTGGGCCGCCCGGCTGACGTTCAACTTCGCCCGCAAGGGCGGCTACACCGGCATGGAGGACTACCGGTGGGCGGTGCTGCGCGGACGGATGAAGCCGTGGCAGTTCCAGCTGTTCAACCTGTTCTTCATCGTGCTCTATCAGAACGCGCTGCTCGTGCTGATCACCCTCCCCGCGTTCATCGCCTGGCAGAACCCCGCGCCGTTCGGCGGGTGGGACCTCGCGTTCGCGGTGCTGTTCGCCGCGTTCCTGATCGGCGAGTTCACCGCCGATCAGGAGCAGTGGAGTTACCACGAGGCCAAGAGGGCGGCCGGAGGCCATCTCGAGCCCGGCTTCGCGACGGCCGGCCTCTTCCGGCTCAGCCGGCATCCGAACTTCTTCTTCGAGCAGGCGCAGTGGTGGGCGTTCTACGCGCTCGGGGCCGCTGCCGCGGTGGCATCCGGTCTGGGCTTCTGGGGAGGAGCGATCAACTGGACCATCATCGGCGCCGTGCTGCTGACGATCCTCTTCATCGGCTCGACGATCTTCACCGAGTCGATCACCGGCTCGAAGTACCCGGCCTACGCCGACTACAAGCGCAGGACGTCGATGCTCGTGCCGCTACCCCCGCGCAAGACGGCGCCCAAGAAGGCGAAGGCGGGCAAGGACGCCAAGGCGGGCAAGCCCGCTCCTACCCCGAAGCCTGCCTAG
- a CDS encoding thymidine kinase → MAKLYFRYGAMNSGKSSSLLQAAYNYEERGQHVLLAKPAIDTKESDRISSRLGMSREVDFLIPPDADLRALFAEHRARVQHSASDALIPEQTAGDRPVDVACLLVDEAQFLTPGQVDDLLRIVVLDGVPVLAYGIRTDFRTEAFPGSRRLLELAHSLEELKTICRCGRKAIFNARLVGGRFVFDGDQVAIDELNPDRVTYESMCAECYLRESGGRLDGR, encoded by the coding sequence GTGGCCAAACTGTACTTCCGCTACGGGGCGATGAACTCGGGCAAGTCCTCGTCGTTGCTGCAGGCCGCGTACAACTACGAGGAGCGCGGCCAGCATGTCCTGCTGGCCAAACCCGCCATCGACACCAAGGAGTCCGATCGCATCTCGAGTCGGCTGGGCATGTCGCGCGAGGTGGATTTCCTGATCCCGCCGGACGCGGACCTGCGCGCGCTGTTCGCCGAGCACCGCGCGCGCGTCCAGCACTCCGCGTCGGACGCGCTGATCCCCGAGCAGACCGCCGGCGACCGACCCGTCGACGTCGCCTGCCTTCTGGTCGACGAGGCCCAGTTCCTCACGCCGGGACAGGTCGACGATCTCCTGCGGATCGTGGTGCTCGACGGCGTCCCGGTGCTGGCGTACGGCATCCGCACCGACTTCCGCACCGAGGCCTTCCCGGGCTCGCGCCGCCTCCTGGAACTTGCCCACAGCCTGGAGGAGCTCAAGACGATCTGCCGCTGCGGTCGCAAGGCGATCTTCAACGCCCGGCTGGTCGGAGGACGGTTCGTCTTCGACGGCGACCAGGTCGCGATCGACGAGTTGAACCCCGACCGCGTGACCTACGAGTCGATGTGCGCGGAGTGCTATCTGCGGGAATCCGGCGGGCGTCTCGACGGCCGCTGA
- the galE gene encoding UDP-glucose 4-epimerase GalE produces the protein MRVLLAGGAGYIGAHTAVALLDAGHDVVLLDDLSGTSAVAADRVETITGRAAPLVIGDAADDDVVERVFAEHGPIDAIIHLAAFKAVGESTQKPLEYYSNNLDTTFALLRAGVAHGIRSFVFSSTGTVYSDPADLPFTEESTTSIDLSNAYSKSKRMNEVVLADVARVNPDLNITVLRYFNPVGAHPSGLIGEDPAGIPNNLMPYVSRVAIGTLDRVGVFGDDYDTPDGTGLRDYIHVVDLAEGHVAALEKAQPGFAVFNLGTGVPVSVLELIASFEKAVGHDLPKEILGRRPGDVAATYCDPGRARRDLDWSTRLTIDDACADYWNWQTKNPQGYATA, from the coding sequence ATGCGAGTACTCCTTGCCGGCGGCGCCGGCTACATCGGCGCGCACACCGCGGTCGCCCTGCTGGATGCCGGACACGACGTCGTCCTGCTCGACGACCTCTCCGGCACGAGCGCGGTCGCTGCGGATCGGGTCGAGACCATCACAGGCAGGGCCGCGCCGCTCGTGATCGGCGACGCGGCCGATGACGACGTCGTCGAACGCGTCTTCGCGGAGCACGGACCGATCGACGCGATCATCCACCTGGCAGCGTTCAAGGCCGTGGGGGAGTCGACCCAGAAGCCGTTGGAGTACTACTCCAACAACCTCGACACGACGTTCGCCCTGCTGCGGGCGGGGGTGGCCCACGGCATCCGCTCGTTCGTCTTCTCGAGCACCGGCACGGTCTACTCCGACCCGGCCGACCTGCCGTTCACCGAGGAGTCGACGACCAGCATCGACCTGTCCAACGCCTACAGCAAATCGAAGCGGATGAACGAGGTCGTCCTTGCCGACGTCGCCCGCGTGAACCCCGACCTCAACATCACGGTGCTGAGGTACTTCAATCCGGTCGGCGCGCACCCGAGCGGCCTCATCGGCGAAGACCCGGCCGGCATCCCGAACAACCTGATGCCCTACGTCTCACGCGTGGCCATCGGCACGCTCGACCGGGTCGGCGTGTTCGGCGACGACTACGACACTCCGGACGGCACCGGGCTGCGCGACTACATCCACGTCGTCGACCTGGCCGAGGGTCATGTCGCGGCGTTGGAGAAGGCGCAGCCCGGGTTCGCGGTCTTCAATCTCGGCACCGGCGTCCCGGTCAGCGTGCTCGAGCTGATCGCCTCGTTCGAGAAGGCGGTCGGCCATGACCTGCCGAAGGAGATCCTCGGCCGGCGGCCGGGAGACGTCGCAGCGACGTACTGCGATCCCGGCAGGGCTCGACGCGATCTGGACTGGTCGACCAGGCTCACGATCGACGATGCGTGCGCGGACTACTGGAACTGGCAGACGAAGAACCCGCAGGGCTACGCGACCGCCTGA
- a CDS encoding alpha-hydroxy acid oxidase → MVQRQLPNPAELLELMSFKKPELNGRKRRLDAALTIADLRTIAKRRTPKAAFDYTDGAAEGELSLTRARQAFEDIEFHPDILRPAANVDTSTTILGGPSALPFGIAPTGFTRLMQTEGESAGASAAGAAGIPFTLSTLGTTSIENVKKANPHGRNWFQLYVMREREISYGLVRRAAEAGFDTLQFTVDTPIAGARLRDKRNGFSIPPQLTLGTIVNAIPRPWWWIDFLTTPKLEFASLSTTGGTVGELLNAAMDPTISFDDLAIIRDLFPGNIVVKGVQNVEDSKRLIDAGVDGIILSNHGGRQLDRAPIPFHLLPQVVREVGKDATVMIDTGIMNGADIVASVALGAKFTLIGRAYLYGLMAGGREGVDRTIAILRSEIERTMALLGVSTLAELEPRHVTQLTRLVPVSASVQAAAATVRAPRARAAAKV, encoded by the coding sequence ATGGTGCAGCGCCAGCTCCCCAACCCGGCAGAGCTCCTCGAGCTCATGAGCTTCAAGAAGCCCGAACTGAACGGCCGCAAGCGTCGGCTCGACGCAGCGCTCACGATCGCCGATCTGCGCACGATCGCAAAGCGTCGCACGCCGAAGGCGGCCTTCGACTACACCGATGGTGCCGCCGAGGGGGAGCTGTCGCTGACCCGCGCACGGCAGGCGTTCGAGGACATCGAATTCCACCCCGACATCCTGCGACCGGCGGCGAACGTGGACACCTCCACGACGATCCTGGGCGGCCCGAGCGCGCTGCCGTTCGGTATCGCCCCGACGGGATTCACCCGGCTGATGCAGACAGAGGGTGAGAGCGCGGGCGCATCGGCGGCCGGTGCCGCCGGCATCCCGTTCACGCTGTCCACGCTCGGCACGACCTCGATCGAGAACGTGAAGAAGGCCAATCCGCACGGGCGCAACTGGTTCCAGCTCTACGTGATGCGCGAGCGCGAGATCTCCTACGGGCTGGTCCGCCGCGCTGCGGAGGCCGGTTTCGACACGCTGCAGTTCACCGTCGACACCCCGATCGCCGGCGCACGTCTGCGAGACAAGCGCAACGGCTTCTCGATCCCGCCGCAGCTGACGCTCGGCACGATCGTCAACGCGATTCCGCGCCCCTGGTGGTGGATCGACTTCCTGACGACGCCGAAGCTGGAGTTCGCGTCACTCTCCACGACGGGGGGCACGGTGGGCGAGCTGCTGAACGCAGCGATGGATCCGACGATCAGCTTCGACGACCTCGCGATCATCCGCGATCTGTTCCCCGGCAACATCGTCGTGAAGGGCGTGCAGAATGTCGAGGACTCGAAGCGCCTGATCGACGCGGGCGTGGACGGGATCATCCTTTCCAACCACGGCGGTCGGCAGCTGGACCGCGCACCGATCCCGTTCCACCTACTGCCGCAGGTCGTGCGCGAGGTCGGCAAGGACGCGACCGTCATGATCGACACCGGCATCATGAACGGCGCGGACATCGTGGCATCGGTCGCGCTGGGCGCGAAGTTCACGCTCATCGGACGCGCCTATCTCTACGGTCTGATGGCCGGCGGCCGCGAGGGCGTCGATCGCACGATCGCGATCCTGCGCAGCGAGATCGAGCGGACGATGGCCCTGCTCGGAGTCTCGACGCTGGCCGAGCTCGAACCGCGCCACGTCACCCAGCTCACCCGGCTGGTGCCGGTCAGCGCAAGCGTGCAGGCCGCTGCGGCAACCGTACGGGCGCCGCGCGCCCGCGCCGCCGCGAAGGTCTGA